CGCGACCGCAAGCAGGCCCGCAGCCGCTACGGCGCGAAGAAAGAAGGCTGACGATGCCTCGCAAGGGACCAGCCCCGCGTCGAGAGATCCATCCCGACCCGATCCACGACTCGGTGCTCGTCACCCAGTTCATCAACAAGATCCTCCAGCGCGGCAAGCGCAACCTGGCCGAGCGCATCGTCTACGACGCACTCGCCATGGTCGAGGAGAAGACCGGTTCCGAGCCCGTCGCCACGCTGAAGCGTGCGGTCGACAACGTGCGCCCGCAGCTCGAGGTCAAGAGCCGCCGTGTCGGTGGCGCCACCTACCAGGTGCCGATCGAGGTGCGTCCCCGCCGGGCCACCACGCTCGCCATCCGCTGGATGGTCGGCTTCTCCCGTGACCGTCGTGAGCGCACGATGGCCGAACGCCTCGCCAACGAAATTCTCGATGCCAGCAACGGCATCGGCGCTTCCTGCAAGCGTCGCGAAGACGTCCAGAAGATGGCGGATGCCAACAAGGCGTTCGCCCACTACCGCTGGTAACCCCGCGGTAGCGAGCCAGTAGTCCATTACACGTTCACGACGACCGGGCATCTCCCAGGAGAGAAGCCCGGTCGTGGTTTGTGCGAACCCAGATCGGGTCGTGCGCCACACCCCCCTTACCTGAGGAAATCCCATGGCAGAGAAGCGAACGCCGCTCGAGAAGACCCGCAACATCGGGATCATGGCCCACATCGACGCGGGCAAGACCACCACCACCGAGCGCATCCTCTTCTACACCGGCCGGTCCTACAAGATCGGTGAGGTCCACGACGGCGCGGCCACCATGGACTGGATGGAGCAGGAGCAGGAGCGTGGCATCACGATCACCTCTGCTGCCACCCACTGCATCTGGAACGACCATCGCATCAACATCATCGACACGCCGGGCCACGTCGACTTCACCGTCGAGGTCGAGCGGTCGCTGCGCGTGCTCGACGGCGCCGTTGCCGTGTTCGACGGTGTGGCCGGCGTGGAGCCCCAGACCGAGACGGTGTGGCGTCAGGCCGACCGCTACAAGGTCCCCCGCATGTGCTTCATCAACAAGATGGATCGCACCGGCGCCGACTTCTTCTTCTGCCTCGACACCATCAAGGATCGTCTCACCCCTCACGTCGCCGTGCTCCAGCTGCCGATCGGCGCCGAGGGCGACTACCAGGGCATGATCGACCTCGTTCGCATGAAGGCCCTCGTGTGGCCGCCCACCACCGATGAGAAGGACCTGGGCGCCACCTACGACATCGTCGACATCCCGGCGGAGTTCCAGGAGCAGGCCGACGAGTACCGCATGATGCTGCTCGAGGCTGCGGCCGATCAGGACGAAGACCTGATGATGAAGGTCCTCGAGGACGAAGAGATCAGCGAAGCCGAGCTGATGGCCGCGATCCGCAAGGGCACGCTGGCCGGTGTCCTCGTCCCCGTGCTCAACGGCACCGCGTTCAAGAACAAGGGCGTGCAGCCTCTGCTCGACGCGGTCATCGACTACCTGCCCTCGCCGCTCGACGTCCCCCCGATCAAGGGCGAGGACAAGGCCGGCAACGAGGCCACCCGCAAGGCGAGCGACGAGGAGCCCTTCTCGGCCCTGGCGTTCAAGATCATGACCGACCCCCACGTCGGCCGCCTCACCTACTTCCGGGTCTACTCGGGCACGTTCGAGAAGGGCGACGTGGTTCTCAACACCCGCACGTCCAACAAGGAGCGCGTGGGCCGCATCCTCGAGATGCACGCCAATGACCGCGTCGACAAGGACCTGGTGCGCACCGGCGACATCGCCGCCGGCATCGGCATCAAGAACACCCGCACCGGCGACACGCTGTGTGATCCGTCGCACCCGATCACGCTGGAGAACCTCGACTTCCCGGCACCGGTGATCGAGGTGGCCGTCGAGCCGAAGTCCAAGGCCGACCAGGAGAAGATGGGCAAGGCCCTCCAGGCGCTCGCCGAAGAGGACCCCACCTTCCAGGTCACGACCAACGAGGAAACCGCGCAGACGATCATCGCCGGCATGGGCGAGTTGCACCTCGAGATCCTCGTCGATCGCATGCGTCGCGAGTTCAAGGTCGAAGCCGCGGTCGGCAAGCCCCAGGTGGCCTACCGCGAAACCATCACCGCCGAAGTGCCGAGCTACACCTACACGCACAAGAAGCAGACCGGTGGCACCGGCCAGTTCGCGGTCATCACCGCCACGCTGTCGCCCAACCCCGGCGGCGAGTACGAGTTCGAATCCACCGTCACCGGCGGCAACATTCCGAAGGAATACATCAAGCCGGTCGATCAGGGCATTCAGGAGGCGATGAGCAACGGCGTGCTCGCCGGCTTCCCCACGGTCGACATCAAGGTGACCCTCGAAGACGGCAAGACGCACGACGTCGACTCGTCGGAAATGGCCTTCAAGATCGCCGGGAACGCCTGGTTCCGCGAAATCGCGCGCAAGGCGAAGCCGACCCTGCTCGAGCCGGTCATGGCCGTGGAAGTCGTCACTCCCGACGACTATCTCGGCGATGTGGTCGGCGATGTGAACTCCCGCCGCGGCCAGGTGCAGGGCACCGAGCAGCGCGGTCAGAACCAAGTCGTGAATGCACTCGTGCCGCTCTCCGAGATGTTCGGATACAGTACGGACCTGCGTTCACGAACGCAGGGGCGGGCGACGTACACGATGCAATTCGATTCGTACCAGCCCACGCCTGCAAACGTCCAGGAAGAGATTGTCGCCCGAGTCCGCGGCGAATGATCGTCTCCTCACCACACACCCCGAAGCACACCCTCTCGTAGAGAATAAGGAAAAACAGTTATGGCCAAGGAGACGTTCCAGCGGAACAAGCCTCACGTCAACGTGGGCACGATGGGCCACATCGACCACGGCAAGACGACGCTCACCGCTGCAATCACCAAGGTGCTCGCCGACAACGTCGAAGGTTCCGCCTTCACGGAGTTCGCCAACATCGACAACGCGCCCGAAGAGCGCGAGCGCGGCATCACGATCAACGTGTCGCACGTGGAGTACGAGACGGAGAACCGTCACTACGCCCACGTCGACATGCCCGGTCACGCCGACTACATCAAGAACATGATCACCGGTGCGGCCCAGGTCGACGGTGCCATTCTCGTGGTGTCGGCCGCCGACGGCCCGATGCCGCAGACCCGTGAGCACGTGCTGCTCGCCCGTCAGGTCGGCGTGCCGAAGATCATCGTTGCCCTCAACAAGGTCGACATGGTCGACGACGACGAGCTCATCGAGCTCGTCGAGATGGAAGTCCGCGAGCTCCTCAACGAGTACGACTTCCCCGGCGACGACACCCCCGTGATCCACGTCTCGGCCCTCAAGGCCCTGGAAGGTGACGACACCTATGCGGCCGGCATCCTCGACCTCATGGCGCAGGTCGACGAGTTCATCCCCACGCCCGAGCGCGATCTCGACAAGCCGTTCCTCATGCCGATCGAGGACGTGTTCACCATCACCGGTCGTGGCACCGTGGTGACCGGCAAGGTCGAACAGGGCAAGGTCAACACCGGCGACGAGATCGAGATCGTCGGCATCAAGGACACCACCAAGACCACCTGCACCGGTGTCGAGATGTTCCGCAAGCTGCTCGACTCGGGTCAGGCCGGCGACAACATCGGCGCCCTGCTCCGTGGTATCGACAAGGACGATGTGCAGCGTGGCCAGGTGCTCGCCGCCCCCGGCAGCATCACCCCGCACACCGACTTCGAGGCGCAGGTCTACGTGCTGTCGAAGGAAGAAGGCGGCCGCCACAAGCCGTTCTTCACCAACTACCGTCCGCAGTTCTACTTCCGGACCACCGACATCACCGGCACCATCCAGCTGCCCGAGGGCACCGAGATGTGCATGCCCGGTGACAACACCGAGATGACGGTGGAGCTGATCCACCCGATCGCCATGGACGAGGGTCTGCGCTTCGCCATCCGCGAAGGTGGCCGCACCGTCGGTGCCGGCTCCGTCACGAAGATCCTCAAGTAGAGACGCTGACGATGGCTGCAGGACAGAAGATTCGTATCCGACTCAAGGCGTACGACCACGAGATCATCGATCAGTCGACGAAGAAGATCGTCGAGACGGTGAAGCGGACGCAGGCGCACCTGTCGGGTCCGATCCCTCTGCCCACCGAGAAGCACCGCTTCACGGTCATCAAGGGTCCGTTCAAGGACAAGGACTCCCGGGAGCACTTCGAGATGCGCATTCACAAGCGTCTCCTCGACATCCTGGATCCGTCGCCCAAGACGGTCGATTCGCTCCAGCGGCTCGATCTGCCGGCCGGCGTCGACATCGAGATCAAGATCCAGCAGGCCTAGCCAGGCGGACCTGAGAACTGAGAGAGCCCCGGACGCAAGTCCGGGGCTCTTTCGCGTGCGGATGTCGGCGTTCTGGTGGACCAGATGTTCGGAATCCGAACATCTGGTCCACCAGAACGGTCACGTAGCCGCCGACAACTAGACCGGGGCAAACACCATCGTCATCATCGAGTCCCAGACTGCGCCACTCCCCCCGGATGCGCCACAGACGAGATTCATGGTCAGCTCCTCGCCGTCTGCGACCGCCACCCCGCGAGTGAACGCGAGGGTAGACCACTCAGCAAAGCCATCGGGCCCCGTCACGACCATGTGGTCGAAGTCGAGCGACTCGGTGGTCCCGAGGCTGCATTCGAAGAAGGTCCCCGCTTCCGATGCGCGGACGTTGCCGGTCGCCGTCACGATCATCAACCCGTCGGCCGGCGCGGTGAGCGACAGCGTCTGGACCACGACTGGGGTCGAGACTGCAACCGCACTATTGCCACTCACAAATGAGGCCGTCGAGTTCGTCAATGGCGCGATCTGAGCCTGAATCGAAGCGATGTCTGCCTCGGCCGTGTCGATGTCG
This is a stretch of genomic DNA from Acidimicrobiales bacterium. It encodes these proteins:
- the fusA gene encoding elongation factor G, whose amino-acid sequence is MAEKRTPLEKTRNIGIMAHIDAGKTTTTERILFYTGRSYKIGEVHDGAATMDWMEQEQERGITITSAATHCIWNDHRINIIDTPGHVDFTVEVERSLRVLDGAVAVFDGVAGVEPQTETVWRQADRYKVPRMCFINKMDRTGADFFFCLDTIKDRLTPHVAVLQLPIGAEGDYQGMIDLVRMKALVWPPTTDEKDLGATYDIVDIPAEFQEQADEYRMMLLEAAADQDEDLMMKVLEDEEISEAELMAAIRKGTLAGVLVPVLNGTAFKNKGVQPLLDAVIDYLPSPLDVPPIKGEDKAGNEATRKASDEEPFSALAFKIMTDPHVGRLTYFRVYSGTFEKGDVVLNTRTSNKERVGRILEMHANDRVDKDLVRTGDIAAGIGIKNTRTGDTLCDPSHPITLENLDFPAPVIEVAVEPKSKADQEKMGKALQALAEEDPTFQVTTNEETAQTIIAGMGELHLEILVDRMRREFKVEAAVGKPQVAYRETITAEVPSYTYTHKKQTGGTGQFAVITATLSPNPGGEYEFESTVTGGNIPKEYIKPVDQGIQEAMSNGVLAGFPTVDIKVTLEDGKTHDVDSSEMAFKIAGNAWFREIARKAKPTLLEPVMAVEVVTPDDYLGDVVGDVNSRRGQVQGTEQRGQNQVVNALVPLSEMFGYSTDLRSRTQGRATYTMQFDSYQPTPANVQEEIVARVRGE
- the tuf gene encoding elongation factor Tu — protein: MAKETFQRNKPHVNVGTMGHIDHGKTTLTAAITKVLADNVEGSAFTEFANIDNAPEERERGITINVSHVEYETENRHYAHVDMPGHADYIKNMITGAAQVDGAILVVSAADGPMPQTREHVLLARQVGVPKIIVALNKVDMVDDDELIELVEMEVRELLNEYDFPGDDTPVIHVSALKALEGDDTYAAGILDLMAQVDEFIPTPERDLDKPFLMPIEDVFTITGRGTVVTGKVEQGKVNTGDEIEIVGIKDTTKTTCTGVEMFRKLLDSGQAGDNIGALLRGIDKDDVQRGQVLAAPGSITPHTDFEAQVYVLSKEEGGRHKPFFTNYRPQFYFRTTDITGTIQLPEGTEMCMPGDNTEMTVELIHPIAMDEGLRFAIREGGRTVGAGSVTKILK
- the rpsG gene encoding 30S ribosomal protein S7; this translates as MPRKGPAPRREIHPDPIHDSVLVTQFINKILQRGKRNLAERIVYDALAMVEEKTGSEPVATLKRAVDNVRPQLEVKSRRVGGATYQVPIEVRPRRATTLAIRWMVGFSRDRRERTMAERLANEILDASNGIGASCKRREDVQKMADANKAFAHYRW
- the rpsJ gene encoding 30S ribosomal protein S10, which produces MAAGQKIRIRLKAYDHEIIDQSTKKIVETVKRTQAHLSGPIPLPTEKHRFTVIKGPFKDKDSREHFEMRIHKRLLDILDPSPKTVDSLQRLDLPAGVDIEIKIQQA